The Phragmitibacter flavus genome includes the window GACGCAATCGGATCGTCTGGGGACCCAGCGTCACGCTGCGGTCATAGGTGTAGGTGGTGCGGTGATGGAGGGCAGCGTGAATCGACATGGGCAATGCACTAAAGCACTCCTCATGCCGAATTGCCTGTTTCGATTTCGACAAATCGCATAAAAACCTGATGTGATCGTTCCAATCAGCGGCCGTTTCCCAAAAGATGCCTCATCAAAAAGTTGGCGCGTTTCATTTTGCCGAACGCTGTTTCTGCCGCGCCGTGACCTGTATTGATCACCGTCACCATCTCAAAATCCTTCCCGCCTTTCTGCAAAGCCCCCGCCAGTTGCAGAGTTGAAGCAGGATCCACATTGGAGTCCAACTCCCCTACGATCAGCATCAATTCGCCGCGCAGTTTCGACGCATGCACGACATTTGAACTGCGTTCATAAGCCTCATCGACGGGCCATCCCATCCAGGCTTCATTCCACCATATTTTGTCCATCCGATTGTCGTGACATCCACAGTCCGCCACGCCCACCTTGTAAAAATCCCCATGATGCAACAAGGCTGCGACCGTGCTCTGCCCCCCGGCGCTTCCGCCATAGATACCAACCCGTTCAAGATCCATCCACGGACGCTCGCCCGCCGCAGCCTTTATCCAGGCTTTCCGGTCTGGAAATCCCGAGTCCGCCAAATTTTTCCAGGCCAAATCATGAAATGCCTTTGAGCGCCAGTTCGTTCCCATCCCGTCGATTTTCACCACCACAAATCCATTCTCCGCCATCTCCTGCATCCCCGACCACGCGTGGTGAGCCTTCGGCACAAAATGCCCATGAGGTCCCGCATAAATTTCCTCCACCACCGGATACTTTTTCGCCGGATCGAAATTCGACGGCTTGATGATCGCCCCATAAATCGGCGTTTTTCCATCCCTGCCCGCCGCCACAAACCGCTCGACTCTCCCCAACCCTAACTGGCGCAAAGCCGCATCATCGGCGCGGGCGATCTCTGCAATTCGATCACCTGTCTGTGCATCCCGCAGTTCCGTCACCGGCGGCTGATCCACCCTTGACCACGTCGCCACCAATCGCTTTTTGTCGGGTGAAAACTCCACGCGCTGCGTCCCGTCTCCATCGGTCAACGCCACCCAATCCGAACCATCAAAATTCACTCTGGCCAGATGTTCATGATAAGGATCCTGCCCTTTCATCCCCACGATTTTTAACAACAATCGACGCCCCTCCTCGTCCACCTCCAAAACCTCGCGAACATTCCATTCCCCTCGTGTGATCTGCGTTTTGATCCCGCCCGCCGCCTCATCGATCAAATAGAGATGATTGAATCCATCCCGTTCTGAAGCCCAGATCATCTCACGAGTGTTCGCCAGATGCTTCAGAAAAAACTTCTGGGAATAATCAATGAACGTCCGGCTCGCCTCCTCATGAATCAACCTCACCTTCCCCGACGTGGAATCCACGGAAAGCAACCGCATCACCTGATGCCCTCGCTGATTGTAAACGA containing:
- a CDS encoding prolyl oligopeptidase family serine peptidase, producing MGLINGRKGLAFDHDLLARLLATATGKTVEAKKLPLEQVDLGREGRRLQFLALGRAWVFDVQSGELAVDETPPKPLILQAPKQGAKGKHRDGPATLLRVRNEMSEVIKLWWLKRDGGKVSYGEVEAGSERVLQTFGGHRWLMTDDAGEELAVVRAPDFRGLAKITGKVTEPQERRENVSPDGQWRASIRENNLVIEPVQGGEVIFLSRDGAAEDRYQGPFKWSPDSKHLVAFRAKPVKLRQIHLVESSPKDQLQPKLRTVDYAKAGDEISQPKPRLFEIEGRGEIKVGDGWFDNPWSISELAWTADSSAFSFVYNQRGHQVMRLLSVDSTSGKVRLIHEEASRTFIDYSQKFFLKHLANTREMIWASERDGFNHLYLIDEAAGGIKTQITRGEWNVREVLEVDEEGRRLLLKIVGMKGQDPYHEHLARVNFDGSDWVALTDGDGTQRVEFSPDKKRLVATWSRVDQPPVTELRDAQTGDRIAEIARADDAALRQLGLGRVERFVAAGRDGKTPIYGAIIKPSNFDPAKKYPVVEEIYAGPHGHFVPKAHHAWSGMQEMAENGFVVVKIDGMGTNWRSKAFHDLAWKNLADSGFPDRKAWIKAAAGERPWMDLERVGIYGGSAGGQSTVAALLHHGDFYKVGVADCGCHDNRMDKIWWNEAWMGWPVDEAYERSSNVVHASKLRGELMLIVGELDSNVDPASTLQLAGALQKGGKDFEMVTVINTGHGAAETAFGKMKRANFLMRHLLGNGR